A single genomic interval of Alistipes provencensis harbors:
- a CDS encoding DUF4252 domain-containing protein, with protein sequence MRRLILILLVMLPFLVRGQNASWRFFDRYTKAEGFTSVQLERKMMRMMSRQAAEKGDEGLAQLLEGIEYIRIVALDAGTGGRRQFVADAEKLAATPDYKFQLVMSGTEEGQTTKFYIREASATDNSELLMLTYGAKETVVVNIYGRFDLKQVARLSTIRPKK encoded by the coding sequence ATGAGACGATTGATATTGATCCTGCTGGTCATGCTGCCGTTCCTTGTCCGGGGGCAGAACGCCTCGTGGCGGTTCTTCGACCGCTATACCAAGGCCGAGGGGTTCACCAGCGTGCAGCTCGAGCGGAAAATGATGCGGATGATGAGCCGTCAGGCGGCCGAGAAGGGTGACGAGGGATTGGCCCAACTGCTTGAGGGTATCGAATATATCCGCATCGTGGCGCTCGATGCCGGGACGGGGGGTAGGCGGCAGTTCGTCGCCGATGCGGAGAAACTGGCCGCCACGCCGGACTACAAATTCCAACTGGTGATGTCCGGGACCGAGGAGGGGCAGACCACGAAATTCTACATCCGCGAGGCTTCGGCCACCGACAATTCGGAGCTGCTGATGCTGACCTACGGTGCGAAAGAAACGGTCGTGGTGAACATCTACGGCCGGTTCGACCTCAAGCAGGTCGCGCGCCTCTCGACGATACGGCCGAAGAAATAG